The following are from one region of the Nicotiana tomentosiformis chromosome 7, ASM39032v3, whole genome shotgun sequence genome:
- the LOC104105263 gene encoding putative pentatricopeptide repeat-containing protein At5g65820 — translation MLRSISLLPSSLSLRAASSLHILPEMASKGKSFLHSESTLLNSSNNHDEFSADVEKVYRILRKFHSRVPKLELALQESGILVRSGLTERVLSRCGDAGNLGYRFFVWASKQPGYRHSHDTYKSMVKILGKMRQFGTVWALVEEMRRENPQFLTPELFIVLMRRFASARMVKKAIQVLDEMPKYGCEPDDYVFGCLLDALCKNGSVKEAAVLFDEMRIRFSPTIKHFTSLLYGWCKEGKLMEAKVVLVKMREAGFEPDIVVYNNLLNGYAVSRKMADAFDLLQEMRRKGCNPNATSYTIVIQALCSQDKMEEAMRIFLDMERSGCEADVVTYTTLISGFCKWGKIEKGYELLDNMLQKGYNPNQTTYLHIMLAHEKKEELEECLELVKEMENICIPPDLSIYNTVIRLACKLGEIDEAVQAWNQIEANGISPGVDTFVIMINGCVDQGRLIEACDYFKEMIGRGLLSAPQYGTLKDLLNTLLRAEKLELGKDVWSCIMTKGCELNAYAWTIWIHALFSNGHVKEACSYCLDMMDAGLMPQPDTFAKLMWGLRKLYNRQIAAEITEKVRKMAAERNMTFKMYKRRGERDLTEKAKAKLDGRKRRARRRRWGSHRRQANTL, via the coding sequence ATGTTGAGAAGTATCAGTCTTTTGCCTTCATCACTGAGCCTCCGTGCAGCATCTTCACTGCACATTCTACCGGAAATGGCCTCAAAGGGTAAATCTTTTTTACACTCTGAGTCAACCCTTTTAAATTCTTCCAATAATCATGATGAATTTTCAGCTGATGTAGAGAAGGTTTATAGAATTTTGAGAAAGTTTCACTCAAGGGTTCCAAAACTTGAGCTTGCTTTGCAAGAATCTGGTATCCTGGTACGTTCAGGCTTGACCGAACGTGTGTTGAGTCGTTGTGGTGATGCTGGGAATTTAGGCTACAGATTCTTTGTATGGGCCTCAAAGCAACCTGGTTAtaggcatagtcatgatacatacaAATCAATGGTCAAGATTTTGGGGAAAATGAGGCAGTTTGGTACTGTATGGGCACTTGTTGAGGAGATGAGGAGAGAGAATCCTCAGTTTTTGACACCAGAACTGTTTATTGTATTGATGAGGAGATTTGCCTCAGCTAGAATGGTAAAGAAAGCGATCCAAGTGTTGGATGAGATGCCCAAATATGGTTGTGAGCCAGATGACTATGTTTTCGGGTGTTTGTTGGATGCTTTGTGTAAGAATGGTAGCGTAAAAGAGGCAGCTGTATTGTTTGACGAAATGAGGATTAGGTTTAGCCCTACCATAAAGCATTTTACTTCATTGTTATATGGTTGGTGTAAAGAAGGGAAGCTTATGGAGGCGAAAGTCGTGTTGGTGAAAATGAGGGAGGCAGGTTTCGAGCCAGACATTGTGGTTTATAACAACTTGCTCAATGGTTATGCAGTGTCTAGGAAAATGGCTGATGCATTTGATCTTCTGCAGGAGATGAGAAGAAAAGGTTGCAACCCTAATGCAACTTCTTATACAATAGTAATTCAGGCGCTTTGTTCGCAAGACAAGATGGAGGAAGCTATGCGGATATTCTTGGATATGGAGAGAAGCGGATGTGAAGCTGATGTTGTGACGTATACTACCTTGATAAGTGGATTTTGTAAGTGGGGAAAGATTGAAAAAGGTTATGAACTTCTGGATAATATGCTGCAGAAAGGGTATAATCCAAATCAGACTACTTATTTGCATATAATGTTAGCCCATGAGAAGAAGGAAGAGTTGGAAGAGTGTTTGGAACTTGTTAAGGAAATGGAAAATATCTGTATACCTCCTGACCTTAGCATCTATAATACAGTAATTCGGTTAGCTTGTAAATTGGGGGAAATTGATGAAGCTGTGCAAGCATGGAACCAAATAGAAGCGAACGGGATCAGTCCGGGGGTTGACACCTTTGTCATTATGATTAATGGTTGTGTTGATCAAGGGCGTCTAATAGAAGCTTGTGATTACTTTAAAGAAATGATCGGACGAGGTCTTCTGTCTGCTCCTCAATATGGTACTCTGAAGGACCTGTTGAATACTTTGTTACGAGCAGAGAAACTTGAACTAGGTAAAGATGTCTGGAGTTGCATAATGACCAAAGGATGTGAGCTTAATGCGTATGCATGGACCATTTGGATTCATGCATTGTTTTCAAATGGACATGTGAAAGAGGCTTGTTCGTACTGTTTAGATATGATGGATGCCGGTTTGATGCCTCAGCCAGACACGTTTGCTAAGCTTATGTGGGGTCTAAGGAAGCTTTATAATAGACAGATTGCTGCAGAGATTACAGAGAAGGTGAGAAAAATGGCCGCAGAGAGAAATATGACTTTCAAGATGTACAAGCGACGTGGTGAAAGAGACTTGACAGAAAAAGCTAAGGCAAAACTGGATGGGAGAAAGAGGAGAGCTCGTCGACGCCGTTGGGGTAGCCATCGTAGGCAGGCTAACACTTTATGA
- the LOC104105262 gene encoding 2-Cys peroxiredoxin BAS1, chloroplastic has protein sequence MACSATSTALLSSNPTPKFSAFNPSPSQSTTVPSSFNGLRNCKPLVSRVPPSVSSRVSHSKSRSFLVRASSEVPLVGNKAPDFEAEAVFDQEFIKVKLSQYIGKKYVILFFYPLDFTFVCPTEITAFSDRYEEFQKVNTEILGVSVDSVFSHLAWVQTDRKSGGLGDLNYPLISDVTKSISKSYNVLIPDQGIALRGLFIIDKEGVIQHSTINNLAIGRSVDETLRTLQALQYVQENPDEVCPAGWKPGDKSMKPDPKGSKEYFASI, from the exons ATGGCTTGCAGTGCTACTTCCACTGCTCTTCTTTCTTCAAACCCAACCCCCAAATTCTCTGCTTTCAACCCTTCACCTTCTCAGTCAACCACTGTTCCTTCATCTTTCAATGGACTCCGTAACTGTAAGCCTTTAGTTTCTCGTGTCCCACCTTCAGTTTCTTCTCGTGTTTCTCACTCCAAATCCCGCTCCTTCCTCGTTCGCGCCTCT AGTGAAGTTCCACTTGTTGGAAATAAAGCACCAGACTTTGAGGCTGAGGCTGTTTTcgatcaagaattcatcaag GTTAAACTTTCTCAGTACATTGGGAAGAAATACGTGATTCTCTTTTTCTACCCACTAGACTTCACATTTGTTTGCCCGACAG AGATCACTGCTTTCAGTGATCGTTACGAAGAATTTCAGAAGGTGAACACAGAAATATTGGGTGTCTCCGTAGACAGTGTG TTTTCCCACCTTGCCTGGGTCCAAACTGATAGGAAGTCTGGTGGCCTTGGTGATCTGAACTATCCATTAATTTCAGATGTGACAAAGTCAATTTCAAAATCTTACAATGTACTGATACCGGATCAG GGAATTGCACTGAGAGGACTTTTTATCATTGACAAGGAAGGAGTTATTCAACACTCCACCATTAATAATCTTGCAATTGGCCGAAGTGTTGATGAAACATTGAGGACACTTCAG GCATTGCAATATGTTCAGGAGAACCCAGATGAAGTATGCCCAGCAGGGTGGAAGCCTGGTGACAAGTCAATGAAGCCAGATCCTAAGGGCAGCAAAGAATACTTTGCATCCATATAA